The Macaca mulatta isolate MMU2019108-1 chromosome 19, T2T-MMU8v2.0, whole genome shotgun sequence sequence CCAGCCCTGACGTTCCCAGTGGGGTACCCCAGGGAGTAGGTTAGGGCAGTTGCCCCTCTTCCTCCAGGCTGTTGAGGttccatatgatttttttctttttttttttcctttgagacggagtcttgctctgacgcccaggctggagtacagcggcgtgatctaggctcactgcaagctccacctcccgggttcacgccattctcctgcctcagcctcccgaatagctgggactacaggcgcccgctaccacgcccggctaatttttttgtgtttttagtagagatggggtttcactgagttagccaggatggtctcgatctcctgaccttgtgatctgtccgcctcagcctcccaaagtgctgggattataggcatgagccaccgtgcccggcccatgatttttttttaaggttaggCCTAGGAAAGCTCGCTATGACTGTCTCAGTGTTTCCGGAGGGAGCATTTGCCCTCAGACAGGGCAGCCGCCATCTAGGCCCACTCTTTCTCATTGTTTGGAATAAAGACAGGGTCCACGGGTCTCGGGAGCTGGGAGTGATTGATCGCTTTGACTTTGATGTGGAAACGAAGTAGATGGGGCAGTCTCTGGGTGGACTTGTGACAAGGTCACTTTCTCCCACACTTCCATGCCCCACATAGCTCTTCACACACATTGAGATAAGTGTAGGTTGCAGAAATTACCAGCTGGAATAATCCCAGCTTACATGGGGTTCAGGGAGAGAGACTGGAGTGGTTAGGGCTGAGTTGGCAGAAGACGGTGAAGCCTGGGCGGTTGGACTGTGGGGAGCCAGGCTGCAGGTAATCAGGGTTATGATGGGAAAACACCGGGTTGTGGGGATCCAGAGGAGCCGCCTGGCCTGCCATGGAAGCAGTGCGGGCTCCCCTGAGCAGAGGACATGTGAGCTGAGACCTAAAGAATGAGTGACTGGGGCAAGGCAGAGGTAATGGTCTTGAGGTCAGAGAGGAGGCCTGTTTTTCCCAAGGGAACATAACTGGTTGGAATGAGTTCAAGGAGGCTTGTGAGACTACAGAAGCTGGCAGGGGTCAGATCACAGAAGGCTTTGGGAACCATGGAGAGCTCTAGGCAGAGGAAGAACAGGGTCAGATTTGGCTTTAGGAAGCTCTGATGGCTGTTGTCTGGAgtgggaaggctgaggccaggaggccAGGGCTGGACTAGAGCGGGGCTGGTGGGGTTAGGGTAGCGACTGGAAGCCAAGCGGAGGTGTTGGTGATCAGTGGgctgtgtgtatttatttaccGGCAGGGGGCGCCGTGGGGTGGTAACAGGTAAGGGAGGAGCAAAAAGTTCCAGGATAACTGGAGTTTGGGGCCTGTAAGCCCGAGGGTTTACCACGGTTCCAAGGGAGAAGGGACCACACTGATGAGACAGTGGGACTATCAGATTGGGTCAGTGCATGGGTACAGGTATGGGGGATATGGAGGATGATGAAGAGGCCAGTGTAGGTCACCTCCGACACTGGGGGAAGCTGGGGACAGATGTGGACCTCACGGCAGAAACAACTGAAGCCATGCAGGTCTGGGGGGCTGTGGTCACAAGGAAGGAGAAGCCTAGGACCTAGCCAGAGAAAGCTAcataagaaagaggaagagaagtgaaCAGAGAGGCTAGGAAAGGAGCagcagaggtgggaggtggggggatgGGGTTAACCTTTCAGGTGAGGGGTGTGAGGAGGGGACCTCCAGGAGTTGTTCAGGAACTGGCCATTTCTGGGACAGAGGAGTAAGCAGGTAGGCTCAGAGAGGAGACAccggtggggggtgggggatgctTGATGTGGAAATGACTTGGGTCCCCTCGTGTCTGGGAGCCCCCAGGAGGGAGAAAGGTGCTGAGAACAGAGAAAGCCCAGAGGTGATGGGGGGCGCCTGTGGTCACGGCCCAGCTTGCCTTTAGATGCCATGACCCTGGGCAAAGAAATAGGAATCATTTCCCCAAGGCaggtttattgagcacctactatgtgccaggctgtgTCCTAGGCACTGAAGATATAGCCCTGAATAAACAGCCCCCACGTGTAGGACTGTGGAAGATCACAAGTACTAATGAGAGACgctgagaacagtgcctggcaccggATACAGCACAGTCAGCATGAGTTGGTTTTATTACCATCGCCCAGGACACAATCATGTCTTTACCGAAGGGCCCCCGGGCAGCCCTCCTGCCTGGACTGGAGTCCTGAGGACAGAAACACCCTGCAGGAGTGGCCAGCTGTACTCCCTGTCAGAGCCCCACCGCCACCGTAGGTGGGGGCTTTCCCAAGGCCAGCTCAGAGGACTGCCCAGGTGCTGCTGCTCCGGGAGGTGCAAActtggggatgggggaggggagtgggCAGGTCCCTCCAAATGTGGGGTGTCGTGGGCTGCAGAAGCAGATTCTGGTGGGGCTGGGACTCTTGGTTGTTCAGATGACTTGGTGGCTGTCCAGAGGCTCCCATGAGCCCTGCCCCCATCTGCTGTGGCAGTTGCAGGGATGCTTGAAGGCAGCCGTCCCTCTAATAGTAGAGTTCCTGGTCccaccagcctgggagagagagggagaagggagactCAGTGCTGGGGGTGCCACTTAGGCAGGGCCAGGGGCTGAGAGGTCAGAGATTGGTGCTGTTTGCTATGGAGGGTCAAGGGCTTGGAGGCCAAGTGTTGAGGATCAAAGGTGGGTGCAGCTGCTCGAAAACGTTTCAGTCCCCCGCCCCCAGGCCCTCAGTCTCCACACTCACTCCCTGGGCAACAGCGAACTCCAAGCTTCCGGATCTCATCATAGACGAAGATGAGGATGCCGTAGGGCAGGGGGACCAGCCACCACTGGAACCTGAAGGCACATGGCAAGGTGAAGGCCATCCCAGGCCTGTGCCTCACAGCCCCCTCCCTCTCCTGGCCCCTCACAGCCTCTCACCGAATGGGCATGAAGTTGAAGATGTTGGGCATGCCGGGGCAGTAGCACAGGAAGCAGCCAATGCAGACCTGGAACACGATGGCGATCACCAGGATCTTATTCCTGGGGGTGGGCAGGATAGGACAGGCCATTAAGAATTGGGGACGTGATGCAAATCAGGATACTGTGGGTCAAAGTAGGTCAGATGTCAGCAGCAGCAGGGAGGTGTTCTACACGCTGAACACTGGAGTGGCCCAGGCCTCTCAGCACCACCCCTTTAGTGAAATGAGGGGGCCGTTGGGGGGAGCTGTTGGTCAGTTAGAAAAGTTTTTTGGCATGTCAGCATCTGGCACCGGCACCCGCTAGCATTTGCCGGCTGTTCTAAACCACAGTCAGGATCTGATGGGAGTTGGGACCAGGGGTTGGAGGGCAGAAATGGGGCCCGCCAGGGACACCTGAAGAAGCCTTGCTGGAAGGCAGAGAGGCGGCGCGTCTTGCGGATGAGGACGTCAGCGATCTGGCACACCTCGATGCTGATGAAGAACACGGTATAGCAGGTGTACTGCTGGTACAGGCGCTGCCCGAATGTCTGCAGGCCAGGGGCAAATGGAAACAGCCTGAGTCCAGCCTGAGTCCCGGCGGAGAGCTTCTGCAGCCCACCAGGCATAGGGTCCCAGGGCCTTGAACCCCTAAATGCTCTCTCTGCCTTGCAtcagagggtgggaggtggggggaaggTGAGAGGCAGAGTCTGTCAGGTGTGCAGGACCCCAGACTGGGGCCCAGAAACCTCAGCCTAGCAGAGCTTAGATGACAGTGCCCGGGAAAACAGTAGGCTGGGCCGACTGCTTTCATAGTGGAAGTGGGGAGGCACCCAAAAGAAAGGGCCTGGGAAAGGGGAATTGAAATCCTCAGATGGGATTTGCAAAGTCCAGTGACTCCAGGGGCCAGGCGGATGGCAAAAATAGGTGAGGCAGGCACCGCGGTCCTTTGGGGAACAGAGGGCACGTGCCCCATTTAAAGGGGGCAGCCACTATGTAGCCCATTTCTTCAAcacagctacttttttttttttttttttttctgagatggagtctcgctgtatcacccaggctggagtgcactggtgcgatcttagctcactgcaacctccaaatcccaggttcaggagattctcctgccttagcctcccaagtagctggaattacaagcatgcgccaccatgcctggcaacaCAGCTCCTTCTAAGACCAGCTAACTGTGGGGATCCCCGACTGCTCCAGTGTTGCACGtgcattagctcatttaatcctctggGTAACCCTAGGAGGTAAATCAGTGGTGCTGGAACTTGAACATGCATGAGAATCCCCGCAAGggctcccagagggctgggatagAGCCTGAGAATTTGCGTTTCAAAcaggttcccaggtgatgctgatgctgctggtctgggaacAAACTGAAAACCACTGAGGTAGACTTTGGTATTCTCTCCACTTTGCAGGTGAAAAAACAGGCACAGCGAGGCAAAGCAACCTGCCCAGGGTTACACAGCTTGTGAGGAGCAGTACCAGACCATGAGTTCAAACGGTCTGGCTTCAATGTCTATCTTAACCATGACAGAAAATGTTTAAGGGAAATAGCCTCATCTGTATGGAACTCTACAGCTGAACTAAACACATCTGCTGGCCAAATCTAGCCTCACTGTGCTCCACACCTTCATTAAAATGGGCCACATGTGCAAATACCCTGTGGAGTGATGCTGTAGGGAAAATAGCAGACTAGAGGCCTGGTTCCACATCTGAGATGATGCATTAGTGTCAGGGCAGAGACACCCATCTGCAGTTGCCATCATCAGAAGCAGGAGTTTGCAGCTGGAGATGGTGGGAAAGGTCCTGGCCCCCAGAACTGGCAGGGAGTCTGGGTGTCTGAACTCAGTCACATGTGGAGGAACAAGTGGACTGCACATAAGGCAAGTGGCCCTGGGAAGGAGGGAGCCCAGGGATGGGAGGGATGGGGCGAGGCTCACCCACTCCTGGCCGTAGCTGTCCTGCAGATCTTGTAGGTGGTGGTCCTCCCACTGCGCCCGCAGCCCCACGCACAGCAGTGGGAACCAGCCCTCCTGGGCCATGGCCGTGAAGTAGTCAGTGAAGCCAGCAAAGGACTGAATGGCACCTGGAGAGAGGCAAGGggacacagggagacagagatggaCACAGAGACAGGGACATGGGAAGAGAGGGACATGGAGAGACAGGGACACAGATACACAAAGGTCAAGGACATACAGAGACGGACACGGGAAGAGAGacaaggatatgaagagacaggGACACAGATACACAAAGAAGGTCAAGGACACAGAGACAGGgatgcagaaacagaaaggacacagaggcagagagagacagaagcagggacagagagaaaaagacacatcCAGGACCCAAAAAGACAGAAATAGGCAATGACAGGGTCATGGAGAGCAAGGTCAGAGACAGAGCAGGGACACAGTGGAACCAGAGAGATCGTCACAGAGAGGGACACGGAGGACAATGGAGACCCAGGACCAAATGCAGACACCCAGGTCCAGAACCAGCCAGAGCCCAAGGCAGAGCCTGGGGCAGGCGAGCAGCCCAGCGCAGAGCCCCCCACCTCCAGGCTCCCTGGCCCATGGGCACCCACCAATCTGGAAATAGGAGTAGGCAGCCAGAGGCTCGTTGACCAATCTGTCGCGCTTTGGGTTGCGTGGACGCAGGTGCATGATGTCGCTCTCGGCTTTTTCATACGCCAGGGACACAGATGGGAACTGGCCAGGAGTGGAAGGAACTGGGACTGAGGGTTTGGCTGGGCCCCTGTCCCCTCCACTCCGGGTCCCCCTTCCCCCACTTGTGGGCAGGAACAGGACTGAGGTTAGCAGGCAGGACCTGCAGGGATGGCACAGCTACACCAGCCTGGACAGCCTGGGCCCCTGGTGTCCAGCTTCATAAGAACATCTGCTTTTatcttctccctctgtctccctctctctctctttgtgttcCTCACTCTGTTTCTCCGTCCCTGTCTCCGATATAATTCTCTTGTGACGGTATCTCTGCTTTTGTGCGTTTCTGCGTTACTCCCTATCTCTGTGTATCTTCAGTCTCTTGGTGTCACTGTGCCCCCTTATCTGCTTGTGTCTAGAGTGGCAGCAGAGCATACTGACCACGACCACAGGCTGTGGGACCTGTGACTGCCCGGCCTCAAGGCACAGCCAGGCCACTTATTTGCCCAGTGACCTAGGACAAGCCACTCTACCTGTCTATGCCTCGATGAGCTCATCAGTAAAGTAGGGGTGATAGTAAGAAAACTCATCTCATAGCGTGGTTAGGAGTACAATATTAAGGAAATGATTGTGTGTCTGGCCCAGAAAAAGCACTATGTAAATGTTACAGAATAAATACCTGTCAACCCAGCCATACCTCTGTCTGCATTCATGACTGTATCTGTGGCTCTTTTCCGTCTGTCTGCGATGGGGTCTATCTGAGGGCATTTATTTGTCCATGTCTGTTTAGGGGCACGTGTCTGTGATTCAGGTTAGGCTAGATACCTGTTTTATTTCCATCTCTGTCTGCGTATCTGTATCTGAGTCCCCGTGTGTGCATGTCGGCCCGGGCCTACCTGAGTGTCCACCTGTGTGTGCATGGCTGTAGGTCTGTCCATTTAGGTCTGTCCACCTGCCTGCCAGCCGTGTGTCCTGCACTGGCTGTCATTGCACACACAGGTCTTGTCTGTCACTCTGTGCCCAAGAGTGTCTGTGGTGGTCTCTGCCCCTCCTGTCCATCTGTGGGCAAGTGTCTCTGGGCACCCTGTGGATGGGTACCCTGGGCTATGGACTCACAATGTCAGTGCAGAGTTCGATGAAGAGGATGGTGATGCACCCGAGGGGCAGGGGCACGCTGACGGTGATGTAGATGAGGTAGGGCGTCAGCTCCGGGATGTTCTTGGTCAACGTGTAGGCAATAGACTTCTTcaggttgtcaaagatcagtcgACCTGTGGGGTCGGGCaggcacctcagcctcctcacaGCCCTCTCCCTCCTGTGCCCATACCGCCTACCCCCTCCCTGGCCTGGCCCGGACCCTGCTCCACGCCTGTCACAATGGAGGCGAAGTTGTCATCCAGCAGGATCATGTCAGCTGCATTTTTGGCAGCATCCGAGCCAGCGATGCCCATGGCTACTCCGATGTCTGCCTTCTTCAGAGCTGGGGAGTCATTCACACCATCCCCTGTGACGGCCACAATCGCACCCTGCAGGCAGCGGGTGCAGGCGGGTGGGCGGGTGGTCAGTGAGAGGCTGGCCCAGGACCAGCCCCGCCCCTCTGCCCGCCTGCCCGCCCTCATCAGCAGGGCTCACCAGCCGCTGGCAGCTCTCCACGATCACCAGCTTCTGCTGGGGGCTGGTGCGCGCAAACACCATCTCGGGGTGGGTGCGCAGGGCTTCGACCAGCTCCGATGGGTCCATGTCCTTCAGCTGCATGCCATTGATCACACAGGCACGGGCGTCCCTGGGGAGGAGATGGGAAGACCTCACTGGGACCTTAGTCTGTGCCAGATGTGGAGAGAACCCCGAGAGGTCTGAGGGGGGCTTACTTGCGATTAACCTGGTCCACGGGCACACGGAGGCGGGCAGCGATGTCCTCCACCGTCTCACTGCCTTCCGAGATGATGCCCACACTGGCTGCAATGGCCTTGGCGGTGATAGGGTGGTCACCCGTCACCATGATCACCTGTAGGTGGAACCAGTGGATCCCTGACCCCTTCAGATCAGCCCAATCCCCCGTCCTCCCTGGGAGACATCTGCTGATACACGTGTTCATTTACTTGACCAAGCGTGACCACCTGCTACATGTCTGGGATATAGCAGagacaaaagagacaaaaatcccCGTCCTTGAGGAGCTGACATTCTAGTGCGGgtgacagaaaataaagaaatgaattatatagtatgttaCAAGGTGGGAAAAACATATTAAGCTTGGTGGAGAAAATGGTGACTCGATTTTAAGTGTACCCAGGGAAGGGCTTATTGagaaggtgacatctgagcaGAGACCTGTAAGAGGCGAGAGAGTTGGCCACATGGAAAGCTGGGGGAGGAGTGCTCCCGggagagggaacagcaggtgcaaaggccctgaggtgaggACAGGCCCAAACTGTCGGAGGAACAGCAGGGAGGACAGCATAATCGCAGAGGAGTGAACAAGCAAAGAGGGCTAAGGAACGAGCTTAGAAAGGTAACAAGGCCCTGATCTAACAGGGCCTTAGAGACATAGGAAGGGCTTGGGCACTGCCTGCCTGGCCTTGGGTTTCCCACCCTTGTTTTGTGTTTGGGGAACCACTCCTCTTCCCTAGACCATCGGTTGCAGTGAAGTCCCTGGCTAAGACTGGGCAAGAAAGCCCAGATCTGGCCAATCAAGGTCTTCCATCCCCCAGCCACAGTGACTGGCTCAGGGATGAATGAGTGACCCAATCTGATGCTACTGAAAAAGAGGCACTCTCTTTTTATGGGGTGGCTAAACAGGTGGGAGTTAAGTTCGAGCTGCTTgagcaggggtgtgtgtgtccCCAAGTGGAGGGAGTGCTTGCAAATAAAGCCAGCAGAGCAAAGAGCAGAGCTGAGACATGGAGAAAGGAAAATTCCTAATGACCCTGAGCTCCTGGATCCAGCTATACCTGAAGCTTAATTCCCCAGAATTTTTCAGTATCATAAACCAATGCATTTTTGCTCAAGCCAGTTTCAGGTGGGTTTGTCATGGGGTTCTTCAACCCAAATCCTGCTGCCATCTTCTGTCCTCACCCCACTTGTTCCTCCCCACAGTGGCATACCCGGATGCCTGCCGTGCGACACTTGAGCACAGCATCAGGGACGGTGGCCCGGGGTGGGTCAATCATGGATACAAGTCCCGCAAAGCAGAGGCCGCTAGATGGAAAGTTCATGTCCTCCACATCGAAGGCATAGCCGGGCGGGTAGTCCTTCTCATTCAGGTAGAGCTGGCAAAAGCCTGGCCGGAAACAGGGAAGTCAGGGAGCAGCCCTGGGCAGACCCTTCCTTAGCAGGGCCAGGAAATGAGTAAAATAACCAGGCCCGTTGCACCAAACATCTATGGATGTCTGACCCTGTGCTAACCCCTTCACTCACATTATCTGAATCTACCCTCACAACCACCCTTGAGGCCCAttctcatcttacagatgaggaaactgaggctcagagaggggacaTTTCTTGccagaggtcacacagcaagtaaaaGGCCCAGAATTGGACCACAGATCTGTTTTCTAGGGTAGAGGCAGGGAAGTTTAAGGCGTCAGGACAAAAATTGGGAGAGGTCAGAGGTCAGGATAAAGATGAAAAGTCCAGGTGAGGACTGGGGTCAAGGTAGAAAGTGAGGACAGACAGGGGTCAGGACTGGTACAAGGAAAGTCAAGGGTGAGGCTGTGGACTGGGACAGATCAGCCAGCAGCCAGGGATGCGGACGGTCAGGGCTGGGCCTGGCGGGGTGGGCAGAGTCTGTGCTAGCTAGAGTCTGTCCTCCCACCTAGAGTCTCCTCCTCTGGCCAGGGATCTCACCGAGCACGCGTTCGCCCAGGCCTCCCAGGCTGAGGTAGGCGGTCTGGAAGGCCTCGCGCCACTGCTCGTCCAGCGGCAGTTCCTGGCCCTTGATAAGGATGGAGCTGCAGCGCTCCAGCACGCGCTCGGGGGCGCCCTTCATCACCAGCAAGTGTCGCGGGTCCCGCGGGTCCTCCAGCGTATGGATGGACAGCTgtgggcggggaggggcggggataTGGGCGGAGGAACAGGGCGGGGCTGAGGAGAGGGGCGGGGCCGAGAGCTTGGTGCGGGGCCTGAGAGCTGCGGGGAAGGGTGAAGGTGGAAGATGCGGGCCTTGTGTAGAGAGGTCCTTGGTAGAAGGTGAGCTTTAAGGCGGGGCTAGGCGCATATTTGGGGTCCTGGGCGCAGGGAATGAACAGAATTAGGGTGCGGAGTTGCGGGCTGGGGGCGGGATTTAGAGAGCGAGGTGCTCCTCATGGAGAGTCCGGCCGAAGAGAAGCTGTGGGCGGGGCTGGGTGGTGAGCGGGACCTTGCCTCTGGTGGGCGGGGCCATAGGCAGAGCGGGAGATGGGGTGGGGTTTGGCTGCGGAGAGAGGAAACTGGGAGCGAAGCCCCGCGTGGCCGTCCTGAAGTGGGTGTGGCCTGGGGCGGGGCCCGAGATGCGGGACCAGGCCGTGGGCGGGGCCGGCTGCGCACCTGGAACTTGTTGGTGGAGTTGAAGGGGATCTCGCAGACTTTTGGGAAGCGGTCGCGGTAGCCCATGGCGTTGCCCAGCGTCAGCTCCGAGAACTTGAGCAGCGCCGTCTCCGACGCGTCTCCGATCACGATGCGCTGGAAGCGGGGACCGGTGTCAGGGGCGAAGCCGGCTACACTTGCCTCCCGGGATTCCCTGGAGGCCCCCTGGCTCTCACCTTGGGCACGGGCACTGCATCCTGGCCGGACTTGAAGGCAGCGCGGTTGCACAGGGTGAGCACCCGGCACAGCGCCCGCCACGTCTCCGAGGACTGGTCAAACGTCTGCCCTGCAGACCAGGCGTCCAGGCTGGGTCCCGCATGGCGGCTCTCCCAGACCAGAACAGAGCCCCCTCCTCCTAGGCTCATGTCGCGGGCCCCCTCCCCAGACCTGGGTGGGATTGGGTTCCACCCAACCCTGAGGGACCCAACCCCAGGATGACCCTTCCCTCTAGACCCAGTAGCGAGTCTCCTTTGAGACCTGGAGCCGAGCCGCCCTGCCTTCGTACAAAGCCCTCACTACCTCCCTAGCCCCCTTCAGGTCTCCACCATCCACCAGATCCTGCCCTGGCgcctgtgccctccctgccccacaccTGACTGGTCTTCTGTGGTGTCAGCTGTGTGGATGTGGTTGTCAAACCACAGATGGGACACAGTCATGCGGTTCTGAGTGAGAGTCCCTGTCTTGTCTGAGCAGATCACTGAGGTGGAGCCCAATGTCTCCACCGCCTCCAGGTTCTTGACCACGCAGTTCTTACTGGCCAGGCGCTTGGCTGTCAGGGACAGGCAGACCTGGGGAAGGGGTGAGCACCGCAGGCTGGGGATCCACCCTTGCTTCCAGTCCTCTTCACCACCTCACAGAACCTGGAAGGCTTTACCCCAGCCGCGGGATTGCGTGTGCAACGTGCTTCTGCAAAAACCAGGTGTTTGTTTCTTGGCCCCAGCTTTTGTTGAGCCTGTGCTTTGTTTGGGACTCCTTCCCCAGTCTGCCCAGATACAGTAGCCAGGCCCCTCTCTGAGCTGTCCCAGCTGAGGTTCTGAAAATTCTCTTCACACAATCAAAATGAGAAGAGGAACCTTCCCCGCACCTTCCTGGGGGCTGGTCTGGGGCTGGGTGCTGACTGTGGGAGGCCCTGTGATATGCTGGCTGCCTGCACAGGACCTCAGCCTCTTCCAGTTAAGGACCTGGCCTCATCGTCTCTGTACCCTCCATGTGTGGCAGGCTTGCATCAGGATGCACTTGCTGAATGAGTGGATGATGGGAAGGTGGGAGAGTGGATGGGAGCTGAGTGAACAGATGGACAGGCAGGGAGGTTATGGGGGAAGTGTGGAGGAAAGAACAGATGGTTGGGTAGGCCCCTCAGCTCCCTGCATTCCCGCCTGCCCCCACTCACTGTGACAGTGGCCAGCAGCCCCTCAGGCACATAGGCCACCACGATGGCCATGAAAAAGACCATGGCCCGCAGGAAGGTGTAGCCAATGCACATGGCCACGATAAAAAACGTGGCACCGAAGAGAATGGCCAGGCCTGCGATGATGTCCACAAAATGCTCGATCTCGATAGCGATGGGCGTCTTCTCGTTTTCCACTCCCGACGCCAGTGACGCGATACGCCCAATGATGGTGCGGTCGCCTGTGTTCACCACCAGGCCCTGCGCGGTGCCTGCAGGGGGGCCAAGGAGTGACTCAGGCATAGGGGGCAGCAGTGGGGTGTGCACTGCCATGTGAGCTGACGGACAGTCAGTCACCACCAGTGGAGGATGtgacctggggagaagggagcgaCAGTGGGAGACAG is a genomic window containing:
- the ATP4A gene encoding potassium-transporting ATPase alpha chain 1 isoform X1 — translated: MGGSGRGEQPRRECLRHPGLEVTPRSPVISCGRAVLLHPPALPGYIRTGPGPGCRVGAQAPGTMGKAENYELYSVELGPGPGGDMAAKMSKKKKAGGGGGKRKEKLENMKKEMEINDHQLSVAELEQKYQTSATKGLSASLAAELLLRDGPNALRPPRGTPEYVKFARQLAGGLQCLMWVAAAICLIAFAIQASEGDLTTDDNLYLAIALIAVVVVTGCFGYYQEFKSTNIIASFKNLVPQQATVIRDGDKFQINADQLVVGDLVEMKGGDRVPADIRILAAQGCKVDNSSLTGESEPQTRSPECTHESPLETRNIAFFSTMCLEGTAQGLVVNTGDRTIIGRIASLASGVENEKTPIAIEIEHFVDIIAGLAILFGATFFIVAMCIGYTFLRAMVFFMAIVVAYVPEGLLATVTVCLSLTAKRLASKNCVVKNLEAVETLGSTSVICSDKTGTLTQNRMTVSHLWFDNHIHTADTTEDQSGQTFDQSSETWRALCRVLTLCNRAAFKSGQDAVPVPKRIVIGDASETALLKFSELTLGNAMGYRDRFPKVCEIPFNSTNKFQLSIHTLEDPRDPRHLLVMKGAPERVLERCSSILIKGQELPLDEQWREAFQTAYLSLGGLGERVLGFCQLYLNEKDYPPGYAFDVEDMNFPSSGLCFAGLVSMIDPPRATVPDAVLKCRTAGIRVIMVTGDHPITAKAIAASVGIISEGSETVEDIAARLRVPVDQVNRKDARACVINGMQLKDMDPSELVEALRTHPEMVFARTSPQQKLVIVESCQRLGAIVAVTGDGVNDSPALKKADIGVAMGIAGSDAAKNAADMILLDDNFASIVTGVEQGRLIFDNLKKSIAYTLTKNIPELTPYLIYITVSVPLPLGCITILFIELCTDIFPSVSLAYEKAESDIMHLRPRNPKRDRLVNEPLAAYSYFQIGAIQSFAGFTDYFTAMAQEGWFPLLCVGLRAQWEDHHLQDLQDSYGQEWTFGQRLYQQYTCYTVFFISIEVCQIADVLIRKTRRLSAFQQGFFRNKILVIAIVFQVCIGCFLCYCPGMPNIFNFMPIRFQWWLVPLPYGILIFVYDEIRKLGVRCCPGSWWDQELYY
- the ATP4A gene encoding potassium-transporting ATPase alpha chain 1 isoform X2, yielding MRVTQPLHASVSPSENYELYSVELGPGPGGDMAAKMSKKKKAGGGGGKRKEKLENMKKEMEINDHQLSVAELEQKYQTSATKGLSASLAAELLLRDGPNALRPPRGTPEYVKFARQLAGGLQCLMWVAAAICLIAFAIQASEGDLTTDDNLYLAIALIAVVVVTGCFGYYQEFKSTNIIASFKNLVPQQATVIRDGDKFQINADQLVVGDLVEMKGGDRVPADIRILAAQGCKVDNSSLTGESEPQTRSPECTHESPLETRNIAFFSTMCLEGTAQGLVVNTGDRTIIGRIASLASGVENEKTPIAIEIEHFVDIIAGLAILFGATFFIVAMCIGYTFLRAMVFFMAIVVAYVPEGLLATVTVCLSLTAKRLASKNCVVKNLEAVETLGSTSVICSDKTGTLTQNRMTVSHLWFDNHIHTADTTEDQSGQTFDQSSETWRALCRVLTLCNRAAFKSGQDAVPVPKRIVIGDASETALLKFSELTLGNAMGYRDRFPKVCEIPFNSTNKFQLSIHTLEDPRDPRHLLVMKGAPERVLERCSSILIKGQELPLDEQWREAFQTAYLSLGGLGERVLGFCQLYLNEKDYPPGYAFDVEDMNFPSSGLCFAGLVSMIDPPRATVPDAVLKCRTAGIRVIMVTGDHPITAKAIAASVGIISEGSETVEDIAARLRVPVDQVNRKDARACVINGMQLKDMDPSELVEALRTHPEMVFARTSPQQKLVIVESCQRLGAIVAVTGDGVNDSPALKKADIGVAMGIAGSDAAKNAADMILLDDNFASIVTGVEQGRLIFDNLKKSIAYTLTKNIPELTPYLIYITVSVPLPLGCITILFIELCTDIFPSVSLAYEKAESDIMHLRPRNPKRDRLVNEPLAAYSYFQIGAIQSFAGFTDYFTAMAQEGWFPLLCVGLRAQWEDHHLQDLQDSYGQEWTFGQRLYQQYTCYTVFFISIEVCQIADVLIRKTRRLSAFQQGFFRNKILVIAIVFQVCIGCFLCYCPGMPNIFNFMPIRFQWWLVPLPYGILIFVYDEIRKLGVRCCPGSWWDQELYY
- the ATP4A gene encoding potassium-transporting ATPase alpha chain 1 isoform X4, which gives rise to MWVAAAICLIAFAIQASEGDLTTDDNLYLAIALIAVVVVTGCFGYYQEFKSTNIIASFKNLVPQQATVIRDGDKFQINADQLVVGDLVEMKGGDRVPADIRILAAQGCKVDNSSLTGESEPQTRSPECTHESPLETRNIAFFSTMCLEGTAQGLVVNTGDRTIIGRIASLASGVENEKTPIAIEIEHFVDIIAGLAILFGATFFIVAMCIGYTFLRAMVFFMAIVVAYVPEGLLATVTVCLSLTAKRLASKNCVVKNLEAVETLGSTSVICSDKTGTLTQNRMTVSHLWFDNHIHTADTTEDQSGQTFDQSSETWRALCRVLTLCNRAAFKSGQDAVPVPKRIVIGDASETALLKFSELTLGNAMGYRDRFPKVCEIPFNSTNKFQLSIHTLEDPRDPRHLLVMKGAPERVLERCSSILIKGQELPLDEQWREAFQTAYLSLGGLGERVLGFCQLYLNEKDYPPGYAFDVEDMNFPSSGLCFAGLVSMIDPPRATVPDAVLKCRTAGIRVIMVTGDHPITAKAIAASVGIISEGSETVEDIAARLRVPVDQVNRKDARACVINGMQLKDMDPSELVEALRTHPEMVFARTSPQQKLVIVESCQRLGAIVAVTGDGVNDSPALKKADIGVAMGIAGSDAAKNAADMILLDDNFASIVTGVEQGRLIFDNLKKSIAYTLTKNIPELTPYLIYITVSVPLPLGCITILFIELCTDIFPSVSLAYEKAESDIMHLRPRNPKRDRLVNEPLAAYSYFQIGAIQSFAGFTDYFTAMAQEGWFPLLCVGLRAQWEDHHLQDLQDSYGQEWTFGQRLYQQYTCYTVFFISIEVCQIADVLIRKTRRLSAFQQGFFRNKILVIAIVFQVCIGCFLCYCPGMPNIFNFMPIRFQWWLVPLPYGILIFVYDEIRKLGVRCCPGSWWDQELYY